The Dyadobacter sandarakinus DNA window CTTGCTGCTGACGGCACGAAGGAATGGGACAAAACGGTAGGAAGCGGTGATTGGAATCATTTGCAGTCCATCGTACAGGCACCCGACGGCGGTTATTTATTAGCAACCTCATCGGAAAATGGCATTCATGGAGACAAAACGCAGGATTCAAGAGGGGGGTCAGACTTCTGGATTATCAAACTCGCTCCCGAAAATGTTCCGTCCCCTCAGACTTTGGTCCGTATCAATGCCGGCGGACCCGATTTCACTACTGCTACTAAAAAGCTTTTTATCGCGGATCAATATTATTCTGACGCATTCAATGTTACCAGCTCCATTCCATCCGGCGACATTCTTAATACGACCAATGATGTGCTTTACCGCACCGCCCGCAATTCACCATATTGTTTTTACGAGATTCCGGTCAAAAATATCCAGGTAAATGTCACCCTGCATTTTGCTGAAACATATTACGGGACACCCGGCAAAGGAGGCGGTGCAGGCAGCAGGCGGTTTAATGTCGATATAGAGGGAAAGCGCGTACTGACCAACTACGACATCTTTGCCGCAGCGGGCGGAGCCATGCGTGCTGTTCAGATTACGATCCCTGTGACGGTTGCGGATGGCATACTGGACATTAACTTTGGAACCGGAGCGGCCGGCCAGCCCAGCATTTGTGCGATTGAGGTCGTTTCCACAAATTATACTTTGGGTCCTCTTGCTGATGCTTATGTGCGGGATGGAAATTTCAGTACGACCAACTTCAATGGTTCAAGTCTGGATATCAAAAGCACATCGGGTGATCCTTCGGCCAACCGGAGTTCCTACCTGAAATTCAAAGTACCGCAGGCACTGACGATTGCTGCTGCCAAACTGCGGATTTACGGCCATAATCATGAAGACACGAAGAGTATTTCCGTACATGCATACGGGGTTAACAACGATAGCTGGACAGAAGGCAGCATTGTCAAAAACAATGCACCCGCCGCATCGACGGCTTCATTGGGCTATGCATCCGTAAACAATGTATACAAGTACTATGAAATTGATGTGACCAGCTACGTCAAAGCACAGCAACAATCCGGCGACGAGATCGTAAGCCTGCTGCTGCGCGACCCCAGCAATCGCAATACCAGAATGGTCTTCAATAGTAAAGAGGCAATTTCCAAACCTCCGCAATTGATCATCCAGAACGTTGCCAATAGTACTGCAAGGCTAAGTCAGGAAGAAGCGACATTTGAGCAGCAGGAGAAAGAGCTGTCGGTAGTGTTTCCAAATCCGGCAACCGACGAATTTACGGTCTTAATTTCCAGGCAGCATGCCGGAAACATCTCCTTTCAGCTTGTTAACAACGCAGGAGAAAGTAATCCCATCCAGGCAGCTGAGCGTGTCAGGCCGGGAGAGAAAGTACGGTTTGATGTTGATAAAATTCCGGTTAACGCAGGTATTTACTTATTAAAAGTTGACTCGGAAGGTTTTTCAGAGGTAGTGAAACTGCTTATTGCGAAGTAAGAAATTCGAAAATCTGCTGAGCGGGAAGATCACTTTTTGTAATCTTCCCGCTCAGTTATTTAATGGTCTCCGTGGATCACCGGTTATCCCATTTACCTGTGAGGTTTTATTTAAATAAAAGGGGTGCCATCTGATACAGGCTGCGGCGCCAGGTAAGGAATTCGTGCGCTGTGCCCTCCGAAACGTATGAAACCGAATTGTATCCCGCCGTTTTGAGCGCAGCTGCCGCATTCCTCACGCCATCGGGTTTCTCTTTACTGCCTGCACTGAGAAAAACGAGTTCAGGCCTGGCTTTGTCTTTCAGATCCTCCGGTGAATACACGCCTCCGCTGAGTAGCGCATAGTATCCGAAAACGTCCGGCTTGTTAACCGTAATATTCCGGGTTTCCATTCCTCCCATGGAAAGGCCCGCCATTGCACGTTTGTCCCGGCTGGCCATTGTTCTGAAAGTAGCGTCCACATATGGAACAAGCTCGTCGACCAGTACGGTCTGGAAAGGTTCGATCTTAAATTCCCTGATCTTTCCGAATTTCACCTCATTGGTCATTCCATACGTCATCACAATGATGAACGGCTTGATTTTGCCGTCTGCAATCAGGTTGTCCATGATCAGGTTTGCACGGCCCTGGTTGCTCCATGCAGTTTCGTCTTCTCCCCATCCGTGCTGCAGGTACAGTACCGGGTAGCGTTTATTTCCCTTTTCATAGCCGGGAGGCGTATAAACAAATGCGCGGCGGGAAGTATTTGTGCTTTTGGACGGGAACAATACCTGCTGCACATGGCCGTGAGGCACATTCTTCAGCTGATAAAAATCCTGGTCATGCGCCGGGATTTCGATACCGCTTTCCCAGCGAACCGAGCCGTAATAGTTGAGCGTACCCGGATCATTAAAGGTGCCTCCATCCACATTCAGGTGGTAATAGTGAAAACCCTCGTCCAGGGGTCCTTCCGTCGTTCCGGTAAAAAAACCTTCCGGATCTTTGGTAAGTCTGGTGCCTCCCCTTCCACCCAGTCCGAGGCTTACCCTTACACTATCTGCCTGCGGTGCCTTGATCCGGAAACGGACGTATCCCTGGGAATTCACCTGAGGATATTCCTGGCCGGGCTGATTGAGTTCTGAGGGCTTGAAGTCGTCCTTGACAGCCGGCTTTTCCACCTGTGCCCATGCGGCTCCCATTGTCAGCGAAGCTGCCAGCATCAGGGAATAACATTGTTTGTTCATGTGCTTTCCGTTAAAATAACGATCAGAATGTAGTGCTTTTTGATCTTTTAGCTAAAATCAAATTGGGCACTGGTTTCCGGTTAAAAGAAGTCAGATGACAAACCTACTTGATACACGAAACTTCGGATTTCATTGTCGTGATCGCCCCAATTCCTGTTACTGCCCTACCACGACCTTTCGGGTTGTTTCTCTACCGTCCGTGAGGGTTACTTTGATAAAGTATAAGCCAGGCTTGAATGATTTGGCATTAATATCCTGAGAAGGCTTATTCCCTGAGTTATAAAGTGTTTTCCCCTGGTTGTTAACCACTTGTACACCCTTTACTTTCGACCAGTCGGCAGTTTGCAAATGAATAGTTTCTGTGACAGGATTGGGGTATACTGACACAGAAATGCTTTGATCAAACCTCAAATGCTGGATCTTGCTGTAAGCAAAAGCTCCATCCGCATCTACCATTTTCAGCCGGTAAAAGTTTTCTGAACCAGATACAGGGGTTGTGTGTGTATAGTTGTAGAAGCTCATTTTCGTACTCTCCCCTTGTGCGTTAATGCTTGTAAGCTGGTTCCAGTCTTTACCATCCAGGCTATGCTGCACTTCGAAGTGGTCACTGTTGGTTTCGGAGGTTGTTTCCCAGGTAAGGAGTGCAGTTGTGTTTTCTTTGGCTGACGAGAAGTTTTTGAGGGTGACGGGAAGCGGCGGTTCTTCGGCTGCCAGCTTGACGATCCATAAATCATTTGCGCCTTTTGCGTTTTCTGTTTTCTCGAACCCGGCATCAGAGACGGACAATCCCAATAAGGCGAAACCTTTGTCAGAGGTATTAACAATGGACAGGGCACGCTCGTAGCCCGGTCCACCAATCGTTTTGTCCCAAACAAATGCACCGGCGGAATTCAGTTTGACAAGCCAGAAATCAGGAACTAAATTATGGCTGTCTTCGGATTTTTCACCACTTGCAAATGATGCTGAATACCCAAGCAGTAAATATCCACCGTCTACTGCCTGCGCCAGCTTCACGAACGTATTGCTAAACTTATCACCGTCCACAAAATCGGTCGCAATCACATTGTCCCATTCAACTGCGCGGTCGGCATCCAATTTCACGATCCAGTAGTCATTAATTGATGGTTCAGATTGGTCTCCGCTTGCCCTACCTATCGAAGTACCACCCAGGATAAAACCACCATCGGGTGTTTGTTGAATGTCACTGATATCTGCCCAGCCTTCAATTTCATCTGCACTATGAATAGTGCCGCCAATGCGTCGATCCCACTCCTTCACTCCCAATCCGGAAACTTTGACGAGATAGTAGCCGCTTGATTGTTCCTCGTAACCTTGCTCACCACCGAAAACCGCTCCTCCGTCCGCTGTAAGTGTCATGCAGCGCATTCGGTCCGGGCCCGATGTGCCCAGTGTCCTTTCCCATTCCAGCGTGCCAGCTGCATTGATTTTTACCACCCAGAAATCATTATAAAAATCGTCCAGTCTGGGCTCACTTTTTTCGCCGCTGATGCCTGATGTGGACACACCTGCAAGCACATACCCTCCATCAGGCGTTTGCCTTAGATCAACCATCCCGTCTCCATTATCTCCACCAAATGTTTTATCCCAAATCTTATTTCCGCTAGCATCCAGCTTTACCACCCAGAAATCGGAGCCGCCCCTACTTCGCTCAGATTTGTC harbors:
- a CDS encoding CBM96 family carbohydrate-binding protein — its product is MKTLVPYLILFMFSAAISGKLLAQPAIQWDRTIGGSGNDFLYAAVRTPDGGYLLGGSSDSNISGEKSENSNGSKIWLVKTNSTGIKEWDKTIGIGDTGIGLRKLLLTSDGGYLLGGVITDDDVNVVIKIDKNGVRQWLRRYARGKTTDFEAMEKAPDGGYILGFTSLLDESQSQGPIKGYDYWIVKIDVNGRTQWEKVYGGAGSDQLESLQATSDKGYIVAGASNSGKGGDKSDPAKGYGDFWILKLDPSGNKQWDKTIGGPGGDGHAQISQTPDGGYIVGGITSGTAGGDKSENSNGADYWAVKLSATGQVQWDQDLSGKDYTEGADGESFSVIIQTADGGYLIGGTSDSAAGIDKSEEGKDFESIDLWVVKLAADGTKEWDKTVGSGDWNHLQSIVQAPDGGYLLATSSENGIHGDKTQDSRGGSDFWIIKLAPENVPSPQTLVRINAGGPDFTTATKKLFIADQYYSDAFNVTSSIPSGDILNTTNDVLYRTARNSPYCFYEIPVKNIQVNVTLHFAETYYGTPGKGGGAGSRRFNVDIEGKRVLTNYDIFAAAGGAMRAVQITIPVTVADGILDINFGTGAAGQPSICAIEVVSTNYTLGPLADAYVRDGNFSTTNFNGSSLDIKSTSGDPSANRSSYLKFKVPQALTIAAAKLRIYGHNHEDTKSISVHAYGVNNDSWTEGSIVKNNAPAASTASLGYASVNNVYKYYEIDVTSYVKAQQQSGDEIVSLLLRDPSNRNTRMVFNSKEAISKPPQLIIQNVANSTARLSQEEATFEQQEKELSVVFPNPATDEFTVLISRQHAGNISFQLVNNAGESNPIQAAERVRPGEKVRFDVDKIPVNAGIYLLKVDSEGFSEVVKLLIAK
- a CDS encoding alpha/beta hydrolase-fold protein; its protein translation is MGAAWAQVEKPAVKDDFKPSELNQPGQEYPQVNSQGYVRFRIKAPQADSVRVSLGLGGRGGTRLTKDPEGFFTGTTEGPLDEGFHYYHLNVDGGTFNDPGTLNYYGSVRWESGIEIPAHDQDFYQLKNVPHGHVQQVLFPSKSTNTSRRAFVYTPPGYEKGNKRYPVLYLQHGWGEDETAWSNQGRANLIMDNLIADGKIKPFIIVMTYGMTNEVKFGKIREFKIEPFQTVLVDELVPYVDATFRTMASRDKRAMAGLSMGGMETRNITVNKPDVFGYYALLSGGVYSPEDLKDKARPELVFLSAGSKEKPDGVRNAAAALKTAGYNSVSYVSEGTAHEFLTWRRSLYQMAPLLFK
- a CDS encoding T9SS type A sorting domain-containing protein gives rise to the protein MKYILLNAIIFFLAITSLLAQPAIQWDKTIGSLQNDAPGSMEQTSDGGFILVGTSGGGIGGDKSEPSKGSSDFWIVKLAADGTKQWDKTIGSPGSETAAAIRQTSDGGYIVGGSSGGPAGSDKSERSRGGSDFWVVKLDASGNKIWDKTFGGDNGDGMVDLRQTPDGGYVLAGVSTSGISGEKSEPRLDDFYNDFWVVKINAAGTLEWERTLGTSGPDRMRCMTLTADGGAVFGGEQGYEEQSSGYYLVKVSGLGVKEWDRRIGGTIHSADEIEGWADISDIQQTPDGGFILGGTSIGRASGDQSEPSINDYWIVKLDADRAVEWDNVIATDFVDGDKFSNTFVKLAQAVDGGYLLLGYSASFASGEKSEDSHNLVPDFWLVKLNSAGAFVWDKTIGGPGYERALSIVNTSDKGFALLGLSVSDAGFEKTENAKGANDLWIVKLAAEEPPLPVTLKNFSSAKENTTALLTWETTSETNSDHFEVQHSLDGKDWNQLTSINAQGESTKMSFYNYTHTTPVSGSENFYRLKMVDADGAFAYSKIQHLRFDQSISVSVYPNPVTETIHLQTADWSKVKGVQVVNNQGKTLYNSGNKPSQDINAKSFKPGLYFIKVTLTDGRETTRKVVVGQ